Proteins from a genomic interval of Nodosilinea sp. FACHB-141:
- a CDS encoding NYN domain-containing protein produces the protein MLDALVVAIHDSVVALIAVVLSRVSVPLLLIAQQQQRQLKYGPRGRIYLAVDNPNILAAARENSVHVYFDKVLRQAGQGTKGVAEAHFFTQAFGISAEHERFLQQIESAGYTTIKALPGRPKNGKQHPDIDCLLITDILAHPERFDTCVVLSGDLDYLHAFRYLRSLGKRVEVWGFPNSTSQEIKDEVDAFVDLRTLPGVCKPRQQ, from the coding sequence ATGCTAGATGCTTTGGTTGTTGCGATACATGATTCGGTTGTCGCCCTGATAGCGGTAGTACTTAGCAGGGTTTCGGTCCCATTATTATTGATAGCTCAACAACAACAACGACAACTCAAGTATGGCCCTCGTGGGCGAATTTATCTTGCCGTTGATAACCCCAATATTTTGGCAGCTGCGCGTGAGAATAGCGTGCATGTTTATTTCGATAAAGTGCTGCGGCAGGCTGGGCAGGGGACTAAGGGTGTTGCAGAAGCTCATTTTTTTACTCAGGCCTTTGGAATTAGTGCGGAGCATGAGCGCTTCCTACAGCAGATTGAATCTGCTGGCTACACCACGATTAAGGCGCTCCCAGGAAGGCCTAAAAACGGTAAGCAGCATCCCGATATTGATTGTTTGCTTATCACTGACATTCTGGCCCACCCAGAGCGCTTTGACACCTGCGTCGTCCTGAGCGGAGATCTCGATTACCTCCACGCCTTTAGGTACCTCCGATCGCTTGGCAAGCGAGTAGAGGTTTGGGGGTTTCCCAACAGCACGTCTCAGGAAATCAAAGACGAAGTAGATGCCTTTGTTGATCTGCGGACACTGCCTGGTGTGTGTAAGCCCCGCCAACAATAG
- a CDS encoding serine/threonine-protein kinase: MTSSTKVTLEDKFPPSKFRLEELSRNREGGRITYKATDIALKNAFVLKQFRFANSSDWSGWEFHQREIRALMKLNHPAIPKLLETHETDDGFLLVQEYVNATSLAAQMRHRVFTQAEVRAITTSLLLILQYVHEKGHLCHGDIQPGNVLVDLSSGISVYLIDFGLARSSGDSVAVTTALGGTPGFTAPDQVLNRQAEAHGDIYGIAVIAICLLTGKDPGDIASLRDPRTFRYSYRESLKGSAAAAPPEYFLKWIDKCVSPNSADRYQSARVAHEALKVSEQRHQKARTFRWWLAPPLGLLLGTIIVGGFWRYQTRTIDKHMAELAELEAQSKAQLSAAEERAEQRRQEELKRQEEERKRREEEAAQAILDQRQWNVEQLVQTRSCNGCDLREVDLSRLDLEGVDLRNADLSRAKLESVRLVGANLAGAVLTEANLSDSNISNANFSGAYMEGAQLQRVNGSEAVFQGAVLTHTNFGSGILPGSTFVSADLSNADLGNAEFEGANFEMANLDGTFTFFTSFRDARMPNGFER; this comes from the coding sequence ATGACTTCAAGTACAAAAGTCACCTTAGAGGACAAATTCCCACCGAGTAAGTTTCGGTTGGAAGAGCTGTCGCGTAATCGCGAAGGTGGCCGAATCACCTATAAAGCGACCGATATAGCGCTCAAGAACGCCTTCGTCCTAAAGCAATTCCGGTTTGCGAATAGTAGTGACTGGTCAGGTTGGGAGTTTCATCAGCGAGAAATCCGAGCGCTAATGAAGCTTAATCATCCGGCAATCCCTAAGCTGCTTGAGACTCATGAGACGGATGATGGATTTCTCCTTGTTCAAGAGTATGTAAACGCTACCTCGCTTGCAGCGCAGATGCGCCATCGGGTGTTTACCCAAGCCGAGGTGCGTGCGATTACAACGTCGCTGCTGCTTATCCTTCAGTACGTTCATGAGAAGGGCCACCTGTGCCACGGCGATATTCAGCCTGGGAATGTTCTTGTTGACCTGAGTAGCGGTATATCGGTGTACCTAATCGACTTTGGGCTTGCACGCTCAAGCGGTGACTCAGTGGCGGTCACTACGGCGCTCGGGGGCACACCAGGATTTACCGCTCCCGACCAGGTGCTTAATCGCCAGGCAGAAGCTCACGGTGACATTTACGGCATAGCCGTAATTGCAATTTGTCTTTTAACCGGTAAAGACCCTGGTGATATTGCATCGCTTCGAGACCCTCGGACGTTTCGATACAGCTATCGGGAGTCACTGAAAGGGTCAGCAGCAGCAGCACCTCCTGAGTATTTCCTAAAGTGGATTGATAAGTGTGTATCGCCAAATTCCGCTGACCGGTATCAATCGGCTCGGGTTGCCCACGAGGCGCTGAAAGTCAGTGAACAAAGGCATCAGAAAGCTCGCACTTTCCGTTGGTGGCTTGCACCTCCTTTAGGGCTACTGCTAGGCACGATCATTGTCGGAGGGTTTTGGAGATACCAGACCCGAACAATCGATAAGCACATGGCGGAGCTGGCCGAACTAGAGGCTCAAAGCAAGGCGCAGCTGAGTGCAGCCGAAGAGCGAGCTGAGCAGCGTCGTCAAGAAGAGCTAAAACGCCAAGAGGAAGAACGTAAACGCCGAGAAGAAGAAGCCGCTCAGGCGATTCTCGATCAAAGACAGTGGAACGTAGAACAGCTCGTGCAAACCAGATCGTGTAATGGGTGCGACCTCAGAGAGGTCGATTTATCCCGGTTGGATCTTGAGGGGGTTGACCTTCGCAATGCTGACCTATCGAGAGCAAAGCTTGAATCGGTGCGCTTAGTGGGAGCAAATCTCGCGGGGGCAGTGCTTACAGAAGCAAATTTGAGCGATTCGAATATCTCCAATGCCAATTTTTCTGGCGCCTATATGGAAGGAGCCCAGCTCCAGCGGGTTAATGGCTCAGAAGCAGTATTTCAAGGTGCAGTCCTGACCCATACAAACTTTGGTAGCGGCATTCTTCCAGGCAGCACGTTTGTTAGTGCGGACTTATCAAATGCCGATCTCGGTAACGCCGAATTTGAGGGGGCGAACTTTGAGATGGCCAATCTTGATGGAACGTTTACGTTCTTTACCTCGTTCCGAGATGCCCGGATGCCAAACGGCTTTGAACGCTAA